GCTAAAGAAAAGGAAATCAAAATACAAGCTTCACAGAAGAAAATAGGATTTTTGAAGAAATTGAAAGAAATTCGTAAACTGCTGACCTCTAAACCGTCATACCAAACTCCAGAATCATCCATTTCCAGAAAGTTGACAATAGTTCTAGAAGAATTTGAACCAAGTATATTTGAGAGACTGGTACGTTATATTCACTGTGGCATGGTATCAGTCGACGTCTTGTCTGTTGTTggtaagatatattttttttcctttcatttttttttccattttttatgtgtttctattttctttttcttgttttcctTCTTTAATTAAAATTATGCGATAGTATATGCTAGTATTataatatgatttgtttttatgCCAGGGGAGACTTTTCCAAACCTGcacactttttttatttttgaaatttttactggattttttaaaatatattattttgatatttatagtaAATAATCAGCCTGTATGGATTTTgctaataacatgaataagtcaCAAAGTCAATATACTTTTAACGGATTTACGGAAGAAACAGTACTTTGAACGTTTTGCGTATATGATCCCATAAACAAAACTTgttatttatcagaaaaatacCAGTTTATAAATcgatataaatttgaaatattcgCCTTCCAAAAACTCACAACTGTTGAAGAAATGACTCTTATCTTAAAATTGAACTGTTTAAATACCTGTTAATATATTAATTACCcctattcatttattttgtttataggACTATTGAACGCTGCCGAAAAGTTTGAGTTGGAATGTCTGAAGAATGCATGCTGGGAGTTTGCTGTCAGTTGTATCCGCCCTGATCTTGTACATGATCTTATTGCCTCAGCGAATGAGTACTCCAATTGTAAATTGACAAATGATCTTTTCAAagaggtaaattaaataaaaagatattttattgatAATCATTTAAATTCTGTTAGTCTTGTTATACACATTGTTTGTCTCTCTTTTATTGAATGATGGatcaatgttcagtggcaaatatttcattcatgttcggACAATTCTCTcttttatttgtacatgttattattatttcaaaatgtatatgcTATTTATAAATAACTAGCCACAAATCTGACAAAACTTTTCAAACTCGattatacttttttaaaaatttcttaATCTTTTTAAGACTTCGCCtttcctataaaaaaataaacaatcatgctatctatattttgttatatgactatgtttttttgtttgttttgtaaaccagcaatttttattcaaatttgttttatctGTTTATTTCAGATTTAAGAAATATCACTGAATCACCCCGATTTGCTATTCTGTACACCAAGATCACGATCAAACAGCTTCCGGGACGGTAATGACTGCAGACCGAAAAGTATAACTACCAACGGACTATTAATGAGATCTGTCTTGTAAATCTAAGACAATGTATTTTGtaattgtatataattatttgatattgttatatgGTGAATCATATAATGGTTGATAAGTgctaaatttaaaacaataaacttttTGAAACAATTCATTTGTAGTCTCGTTTGATTGTTCTAGCATTTTCCTTGTCGGGCGATTAAAAATACGGTGTGGGGTTTTCACATTGTTTAAGTCCGTGCAGTAACCTATAATTGCTTCTATGCTctttatttgaactctggtggatggAATCATAACACATATCcttatttctaaattaaatatGAAACACAACCATGTAATCTAACACAAATTTGCCTGGAACATATAGAGGTTGGACAAGTTAAAAAATTGTTACCGTTTCTTTTGACATTGTTTACAAATGTCAGACTTGAAGATAATCTTGGAAAAGAACGTATTTAATCGCGTAATATTAGAGAATTTTACGTTTCAAACAAAACATACGTACGTAAACGCAAGTGACTTAGGCTTACAATTAAATACGGACTTATAAGACATAAATTATTTTGTGGTTGTCTCTCTTCGCCGGTTTCAGCATGTCAAATTTCAGTCGgataatattcttttaattttaaataacattCATGTACGAAGCAAGGACCGTTCGATTTTGGGGGAAGGGGGTCGTGCTGTGaatttaaaaagaagatatttctgCCCATtagataattttcaaaacaaaatttccgAATCAATATCTCTCCACCCTCCCCCGAAAAATTAAATGATCgattaacaaaatcaaaaatggCTGCAAAACATGTTGTTTGGAATATAGAAAAAATCACGCAGCAAGCAATGACAAAATAGGCTCAATCGAAATTTCTccgaaaatgttaaaaataaaataaatttatccaTGTACCCCCTCCCCTAAAAATAAAAGGGTTGCTTTCTTATCAAAAACATGGACATGCATTTAACTGGACGAAAGTAAAATGTGTACAAAAGTAAGAATATAACACATTTACAGAAAAAAAGGTTTACCACAAAGTTTTTTTGGTATTCTTTGTTTTTGAAAGTCAATATTTTCCATTCTTTTTTATCCGTCTTCCGTTTTCTCGGGCCTGAGGGAATTATCGACCTCACTATACAAAATTTATAGGTCTGCTTCGAACTGTGCAGAAAAGCTGTTCAACTATCTGACTATACCTCATAATGTCAGGTCAAGTAAGATAAACGATACTGTAGTTCCATCGGGAAATCGGAGGAGTAAATCGGTTTAACTTAGGAAGTAAATCGGTTTATATAGTACAGTTCATAAATTGACAAAGTGACAGGTTGGCACTATAAAGGTTGACAGGTTGACTCTAAAAAGGTCCACAATGTTGACAAGTGTAAAGGTCGACATGTTTAAAATTCGATAAATGCATAtgtcgacaggttgacaagtgTAAAGGTTAAACGTCGTGTGAAGTTGAGTTATGTGTTTGACTTGCAAAGAGAAGGGCTGGATTTATAAATGATCCTGATGAAGAACAAGATGTTCCTACGGTTGCAGAATAAAGTCAtgcaaaatttgtttaaattttgttcttaaaagataaaattgtcaatatttgataaccttttttgtccatttttcaaaTTACAGTCCTTGTGGTTAATTAAGTAAGGACgggtccttttcatttttattttataccaaCTCATGTAGGTGAGTGAGACTTAAACAGACTCAACTGATATACATAACATAACTGAAAATTGAACTGTATAAActgaaaaatctaaacttttcagTTCGATTTTGTCGTTTCAGTTTGATTATTAATAATTTATAGTGGCAAGTTTTACGTCGTCACTACGAAAACATTTATGTGCATCAAGTTTAATTTAGAATAAACAAGTTAAATAACTTAAACCTTTGTCTCATGATTATATGACTTGAAACACAATAATTGTTAGATACATCGAGAAAAAATATATACTGAACATTAACGATAtgtataatctataaaaaaaaatatgactcagaaaagaaaataaacttaaaaccTAAAAATGTCAAAGGTCAGGGTCATTGAATTCTGCGCATGAATTTCAGTTGAACAGAAGAAAGTCAAATATCGTATGTCATACTCGGTAGTTTGCCTGCATGCAGACCATCCAAGCTTACTATGTACAActataatgtggcggggttaaacaatttaagttagcgggatcccaaccctcccctaacctaggacagtggtataacagtacaacataagaacgaactataaaaatcacttgaaaaaatataaactcatcagatggacaaaaatacaagtggatgtggccgggtacttgtacatccaaacaacaaaaagacactaggaacagatctaaGAATACTGACGGCTAGTTCAAGGCCACTAACaagtaataaaataatcatataagACTAGTCTGATAGCTACCTGAATTAAAACAACAGAAactttaaacaaatcaaatatgctGCTTTATGCAGCTTTGATTGTCACTTATGCATAACTTAGTTCCAATGTTTAAGGCAATGCaacaggaaaaaaaatataaagattactATTTCCAAAAACCTTACTCGGCATGGTTCACCTGTCATGGTAATGTATCGGTTTGATTGACAGCTTAGCTTGTACAACAATGCCATGTGACAGTCAATTTCTAAAGTGTATGCGCTGATCGTGGTTAAAGGGTCCAACAATCTTAGAATCAAGCCATGCTTCGTTGACATAAATGTTAGAGATATTATAACCCATTCTGCGTAATTTGATACCGTATCTTGTATTTGATAAATTACATGTCGGCTTGGATTCTTTTGTCAAAACGCCGAATTTTTCTCTTCAAAAGACAACCTTCTTTTTTTCAGAGTAATTACCTGTCCCCAGCGATGCTTCGAGGGGTAATAGTAACACAATGATACCTTCAAtccctctgtctgtccgtcgGTCTGTCCGTTCGTAACACTCATGTTGGCACTCTTGAACCTACATCCTTCACGGAATTCTAAACATAAAACATGGCAAATGTATAACACagcgatatgtttttttttcactttccatAATGAACTTTCCAAGgaaaatagaattgagaatggaaatagaaaatgtgccaaagagaaaacgacccaaccatagagcagacaacagccgaatgccatcaattggtcttcaatgcaacgagaaactcccccacacggaggcgtccttcagctggccaagTTTTAAAAACTACTTTTCTTGATAGGTTATGGCACACACGACACAGATCattcattgaaaaaaagaaaagctgggttatcaataaaacaaaaaaaagtaaagcCCTTGCTCATTTTAAAGGCAATCAAATAAAATAACTCCAAGAACGATCTGATAATCAGATAATCATGGTATTTTAATATGCTCAAATATTAGAAAAACATTACAActttcatgtatatatattcaccTAATTGACTGAACTTTCATAAAATTTATCCTTTTtagaatatatatgttaaaaaaactcATTTTCCCGTATACTCTTTGAACGCCATGTTAACAATTTGGTTGACCACAGAAACTCGTTTTGCACGAAAACAAACATGAAACATTTGTAACTGTATATATTGAGAGCCGCAGtgacacaccccccccccccccccccccccattttcaattttcccataagaaatgcattaaaaataattattcgaTGTCCTTCAAATTCTCGCCCGCAAGTTATCATTATTCCAGCCAGAAAATTTCAAAGTATATACCTGTAGCCCATGCGAACAAAGTTTTGCCTTTTTTCTATAAGACAAGTGTATACTCGGAGTCTCGCTCGTGGAATACGctatatcaaataaatttgaacTGAACGGAGAAAGGGAGACAAACACAATTTTACAACGACCAAGTTAAGGTGTATTTATACGTACGTCAAAATATacgatttttgtttaattcagaAGTTAAATGGTCAACGGGCGATAAcaatgaacatatttttgaatgGTTACGGTTTGTTACGTTTAAATACGTCAAAAACTTAAAATTCTCTagtagagctttcttacaaattgacgaaaggtacgaacgaacgtaaagggagcacgtatttaatttctacaataacagttaaaagagtctttgttttatccagtaaaacagcattcttttctaaatcaagtttattaaaaaaaaacaatatcgcaaataatacacgattttaatataatcaaacagagaaaaataggGTCAAATACACTTATTtccgatacgttacttacgtaaaccacgagtacacacatttccgcgggaattttttaagcacgagtttcacgattaacatttcaatgacattattGAAGTGCGTTAGTCTAgatttaacgacaagattcatatttattttaatttgttacaGTACtctttcagcaaattgtcaaagtggaatatcgagatttgctaaaaaatgatgctacaatgattttaaaaagtagttttgaataaatctagaaaaaaagactttttatatcaagaaaataaatctacaattcTCCACCATATAGATATGGATTCTATAATGAGGATTTAAGAGTATacatgtttggaagatagacgcgaagttgtcatctatcgtccagtggctaatatttcatgaatgttcaggactatAGGCAAAACGCAGTTATCTACTAAAATAACCGTTCCATTGCTCTggtgtatcatatatacacattttttttttttttggggggggggggcggtcGCAATGAATATTACCAGGGGAGATGCGATGATTCAAAAGTTATGAAACGAGCACCAGTGTATGGCATAGTATGAAGATCatcttttttctacattttcattttattattttgagtgttgcaaattttgaatcaaggaagtatttgTATTTCTGTTAGGGAAGAAGACAATGCATTTGCTTTGACATTTTCTTAGGTTAAAATTGCTTTGACATCTTCTTaggttaaacagtgcaacattgtaACATTGAAGAGTGGGGTGGTTTAGTCATTTTTTTCGTCTGACTactctatatttagaatattttgtagtgttatctcctccgacctggtggtatcaATAATCAGATTCTAACCTACCGTACGTCCCGAAATCCTAaatatatctcaagaaaaatccaatttaataagtgtcgttgcatgcACGATAGttgtccgaagttccacgactattatttaaatatgtaaaaataaaggatccctaaaacgagtcttacgtatgattagtcaagcatacgtacctttcgtcaatttgtaagaaagctctaatatAACTGATATTGTTACAAAGGATTTTTTTGTAATTGAGATTCtaacttgtattttaatttattattacgACACAAAGTCGATCTGCCTAAATATTGAATACCACTGTAGCAGAATGTCGGTAAAAAAAATCCTGAATACTGCAAGATCTGGATTTTTTAAGTTATTATTAAAGATAAAACAATATTTGGTTCATTTTCCAAAAAGGGCTGCACATTATATGAGTCtaatttaaattgaaaactacgttcaaacctatgattgcgttggataaaaaccgcaatttttatacgtgtgcatgtaaaacaaattccgtgatatttaaacaaaacgcatttgactaacaggtcaaacaactgatgttcttaaaccctgctgactgacattggcgattgccaaataaaattgatcacgagatgtaacaaaatggatcttaatataaattttattctaaacagaaaacttgtggccaagatgttatgccacaaacacaaggtgacAATATTTTGtggtacaccagatctagatatcgacaatatgtctcttcagtgatgttagggatcgaaacggtatttggaaggccatgtAATTTACCTTCAATTTCAGatactcttgaattttaagagtcaatttaggatgaacggatcatataaaccggagggaaaatatgatacaagcccaaacgaaaaaataaaaagatagttcttgtttacAACCCAAGATGGCAAAGGACACCCATTCCTCCGTAAATAATTATGAGGGTGGGGGGAGGGGAGGCACTGACTGACCTAGAAAGGGGGggtgctccagtcatgcttcaatgattccctatatatatatctagatctggtgtaccaCAAAATATTgtcaccttgtgtttgtggcataacatcttgggcacaagttttctgtttagtattaaatttgtatttaGATCCATTTTGCTACATTTCGTgataaaccctgctgactgccattggcaatTGCCAAacaaaattgatcacgagatgtaacaaattGGATCTTAATATAAGATCTTTGTAACATCtagtcaaatatttatagtttttcacttgctttccatcacgatataattaacgagacgttttttttcaaacacaaccaaatcatctaccatgacagcattttgtccaatcacagaaaggattttcgagcatgcgtattctgttgccatagttaagcggccttaagttcaaagggcacaaaccgaaactataccgactacgtcggaaaaaaagAGAACCTTAGGTCCAGATTATCAATCAAGTTATTAAAATGTGATGCAGGAATGTAGATAAACaatgtaaatttttatttaaaagaacaaatttacaaggttattaataataattttaaaagtatatattattttttcttgaTCTTTAATGTTTTTAGGCATTCTTAGGGGAGGTCATAACTCtaaaattttcctattttgtattgtAGTCATAAAAACGTACGGTGGCCTTATCTACTCTATTGATTTTCTCAAAGCATTTGGAAGAACTAACTTCTCTTATTtcattttacaattctatcatttagtttagatTCTAAGCACATAATGATGTTTTCCCCTGTATAATCCTTACAAAATTACACGGTTCAGCCATTTATCGTATCCTTCTGATGGACTaacatcgtttcctcaagaccatactcgcaaatggtgtcattttgtcacaacttGTAGCTTGAAAAAATGCGCGGTGattgtttataaaatttttgatcatatatatatactacgttttggcgaacgtatgaacaaattctatcatttaatATTGActccaaaaccacataatttcaGAATGCACATATGCCCTCGGAATAGTTTAACTTCTATGATCCTCAATCCTAATAGTATCCTCTTTTCTACAATGGGACAACATCGAATACGACTTATCAACGAAAATTTACTTGCAATGAGGTACATGAAGGTTGGCAATAGTGGTGCAGAAACTCATTCTACTTGTCTTACATTTGATATAACAATTAAAAGTTTTTGAGGAATATTATATTACCTTTGAGACAACTATCCCCCAAAGACAATTTTATTTAACAATGTTAGGTTTATTTATACCGGTAAAaggtttgtttgtcttttttcatggGAAATCCTGTTTATGCTTTTAGCTTTCATCATCGGCGGTAAATTTTTTGGACAAGACAATGAACATGTACCGATGTTTTATCATTGATACTATTACGGGTTATATAAGGAACATTAATTTTGCTATTGCAGGATTTGCATTCATTTGATATTACTAATCAGCCGATTTTAACGAGACTAACACAGCGGGCATCAATGCCGGCGCAGGAGCTATCGACTCTTTCGGATAAAACTTCATGCCTCCCATGAAACCTTAGGTGGAAAAGAAAGGTATAATCAAaacattatacattttattatatgagGGGCGGGACATgattccttaaaaaaaatccttaattgTAATGGAAATGTCCTGCTATTGAAAGCAAAGTATGAATGATTTTCAAGATCAGATCTCATCTTACATGGAATGCCACACTTTGTCTCAAGTGCTACACTTTTGTTTAAAATACCAATACCCTACTTCAAAGACTACTTCAAAGATAAAAAGTTAtatcccgatttttttttaagtgtgaTTAACCTAACTTGTTCGAGGGTATGGTTGgaatttacagaatagagaatactaGATATAACTCTCAGTGTCAAATATTACATaacattgagaatgaaaatggggaatgtgtcaaagagacaacaacccgaccatagaaaaaaacaacagcagaaggtcaccaacaggtcttcaatgtagcgagaaattcccgcacccggaggcgtccttcagcttgcccctaaacaaatatatactagttcagtgataatgaacgccatactaatttccaaattgtacattagaaactaaaattaaaataatacaagactaacaaaggtcagagactcctgacttgggacaggcgcaaaaatgcggcggggttaaacatgtttgtgagatcttaaccctccccctatacctctagccaatgtagaaaagtaaacgcgaatataaagaaaaaaagatgttaatattttttaaatattttaatgattcCAGCTGTGTACTTCACAGACTTGTACTTATGGACTTTTAACGTactcatcaactttgtactttatatgGTCTCTTTGactttttcattcgagcgtcactggtgagtcttttttaAGACGTGCGTGTCTAACAAAACAAGACTTTAATCCTGGTATAAATGTATCTAATTtattcacaaggtaacagtctgcATGGATACTTAACTTTTGTACACAACATTATGTCAG
The window above is part of the Mytilus edulis chromosome 6, xbMytEdul2.2, whole genome shotgun sequence genome. Proteins encoded here:
- the LOC139526457 gene encoding serine-enriched protein-like; this translates as MAHNPAFQDEFYTCCYDEEESQLMVLKDKQALCEDLKYILSVPDLCDITFLVGPEQYPIHGLRAILASRSRLFYMMILAKEKEIKIQASQKKIGFLKKLKEIRKLLTSKPSYQTPESSISRKLTIVLEEFEPSIFERLVRYIHCGMVSVDVLSVVGLLNAAEKFELECLKNACWEFAVSCIRPDLVHDLIASANEYSNCKLTNDLFKEI